From Pigmentibacter ruber, a single genomic window includes:
- a CDS encoding PorV/PorQ family protein, whose product MKIKGTMQNKSCKKFFFTNIILFCLHILFHFPSYADWWHNNSFIMGGRPAGMGGAYTGIATGAAGIYYNPGGMGFSPDLQLSVSTTNYYISTIKQQGYLSDSSTGFELGDADLLNGYFGGIFRLDTETPIFLAFAIYNKDYVNIDNVVNSYSNDGKRSTRFVQKTNSTENEYAFGAAVRFTPKWSIGGSIAFFDIKYSEVQNANIVGGPFDDPDNPGSQLYTYEMWNYTSSFFVRGIEGGLGIAYKPNDYISFGLSGKYKFIMVQDADTTFVDNQVITDTNFVPLGPDSTYPYDQYLNLTTVKQDTKPFGELPYMIRLGIALYPLEFQTFTADIAYYSANQANNPFYQTKEVYDYFLGSETIFFEKVALRLGYFTNNWSGDPKVKDQFINVNFIGYTIGISYINKNSTYGFTWMHQQSKPGAQYQLEDAFANSGKNPSVSWTTNQFALIITGEM is encoded by the coding sequence ATGAAAATTAAAGGAACTATGCAAAATAAAAGTTGCAAGAAATTCTTTTTTACAAACATTATATTATTTTGTTTGCATATTCTGTTTCATTTTCCAAGCTATGCTGACTGGTGGCATAACAATAGTTTTATTATGGGTGGAAGACCTGCTGGTATGGGAGGAGCCTATACAGGCATAGCTACTGGTGCTGCAGGGATTTATTATAATCCTGGCGGAATGGGCTTTTCACCAGATTTACAATTAAGTGTTTCTACAACCAACTATTATATATCTACTATTAAACAGCAAGGTTATTTGAGTGACAGTAGTACAGGATTTGAATTAGGAGATGCTGATTTATTAAATGGTTATTTTGGAGGTATTTTTCGCCTAGATACAGAAACACCCATTTTTCTTGCTTTTGCAATTTACAATAAAGACTATGTAAATATAGATAACGTAGTAAATTCTTATAGCAATGACGGAAAAAGAAGCACCCGCTTTGTCCAAAAGACCAATTCTACAGAAAATGAATATGCATTTGGTGCAGCTGTGCGCTTTACTCCTAAATGGAGTATTGGCGGGAGTATTGCATTTTTTGATATAAAATATTCCGAAGTTCAAAATGCAAATATTGTTGGAGGTCCTTTTGATGATCCTGACAATCCGGGGAGTCAACTTTATACTTATGAAATGTGGAACTACACGAGTTCTTTTTTTGTGCGGGGAATAGAAGGTGGACTTGGAATTGCTTACAAACCTAATGATTATATTTCTTTTGGTTTGTCTGGAAAATATAAATTTATCATGGTGCAAGATGCAGATACTACTTTTGTAGATAATCAAGTAATAACTGACACTAATTTTGTTCCCTTAGGCCCAGATAGCACATATCCTTACGATCAATATTTAAATCTCACTACCGTAAAACAAGATACTAAACCCTTTGGTGAATTACCATATATGATTCGTCTAGGTATTGCTTTGTATCCATTAGAATTTCAAACTTTTACTGCCGATATAGCATATTATTCAGCAAATCAAGCTAATAACCCCTTTTATCAAACCAAAGAAGTATACGACTATTTTTTAGGTTCAGAAACCATTTTTTTTGAAAAAGTAGCTTTAAGGCTTGGCTATTTTACAAATAATTGGAGTGGTGATCCCAAAGTAAAAGATCAATTCATAAACGTTAATTTCATCGGTTATACAATAGGAATATCATATATTAATAAGAATTCTACTTATGGTTTCACATGGATGCATCAACAAAGCAAACCTGGTGCGCAATATCAACTAGAAGATGCATTCGCAAATAGTGGTAAAAATCCTTCCGTATCATGGACAACAAACCAATTTGCTTTAATTATTACTGGAGAAATGTAA
- a CDS encoding PorV/PorQ family protein, whose translation MKIKGTMQNKSCKKFFFTNIILFCLHILFCFPSYADWWHNNSFIMGGRPAGMGGAYTGIATGAAGIYYNPGGMGFSPDLQLSVSTTNYYTSTIKQQGYLSDSSTGFELGDADLLNGYFGGIFRLDTETPIFLAFAIYNKDYVNIDNVVASYSSDGKNKTRYVQKTSSTENEYAFGGAVRINPQWSIGASIAFFDIKYSEVQNANIVGGPFDDPDNPGNQLYTYEMWNYTSSFFVRGIEGGLGVAYKPNDYISFGLSGKYKFIMAQGADSTYVDNQVITNSNFVPLGSSSTYPFNQYLNKSTIKEDDRPFGKLPSMLRFGIGLYPLEFQTITADIAYYSANQANNPFYQTKEVFDYFLGSETIIYEKVALRLGYFTNNWSGDPSVKDQIINVNFIGYTVGISYLNKNSSYGFIWMHQQSKPGAQYQLEESLASSSNNPSVTWTTNQFAIIITGEM comes from the coding sequence ATGAAAATTAAAGGAACTATGCAAAATAAAAGTTGCAAGAAATTCTTTTTTACAAACATTATATTATTTTGTTTGCATATTCTGTTTTGTTTCCCAAGCTATGCTGACTGGTGGCATAACAATAGTTTTATTATGGGTGGAAGACCAGCTGGTATGGGAGGAGCCTATACAGGCATAGCTACTGGTGCTGCAGGAATTTATTATAATCCTGGCGGAATGGGCTTTTCACCAGATTTACAATTAAGTGTATCTACAACCAACTATTATACATCTACTATTAAACAGCAAGGATATTTAAGTGATAGTAGTACAGGATTTGAATTAGGAGATGCTGATTTATTAAATGGTTATTTTGGGGGAATTTTTCGCCTAGATACAGAAACACCTATTTTTCTTGCTTTTGCTATTTACAATAAAGACTATGTAAATATTGATAATGTTGTAGCATCTTACAGCAGCGATGGGAAAAATAAAACGCGCTACGTTCAAAAAACCAGTTCAACTGAAAATGAATACGCATTTGGTGGCGCGGTGCGTATTAATCCTCAATGGAGCATTGGTGCTAGTATTGCATTTTTTGATATAAAATATTCCGAAGTTCAAAATGCAAATATTGTTGGGGGACCTTTTGATGATCCTGACAATCCTGGGAATCAACTTTATACTTATGAAATGTGGAACTACACGAGTTCTTTTTTTGTGCGGGGAATAGAAGGTGGACTTGGAGTTGCATACAAACCTAATGATTATATTTCATTTGGTCTATCTGGAAAATATAAATTTATAATGGCTCAAGGTGCTGATAGCACTTATGTTGATAATCAAGTAATCACTAATTCTAATTTTGTCCCTTTAGGTTCAAGTAGTACTTATCCTTTTAATCAATATTTAAATAAATCAACAATAAAAGAAGATGATAGACCCTTTGGTAAGTTACCTTCTATGCTTCGTTTCGGTATTGGTTTATATCCATTAGAATTTCAAACTATAACAGCGGATATAGCTTACTATTCTGCAAATCAAGCTAATAACCCCTTTTATCAAACCAAAGAAGTATTTGATTACTTTTTAGGTTCAGAAACCATTATTTATGAAAAAGTTGCTTTAAGGCTTGGCTATTTTACAAATAATTGGAGTGGAGATCCAAGTGTAAAAGATCAAATAATAAATGTTAATTTCATAGGTTACACAGTTGGTATATCATATCTCAATAAGAATTCCTCTTATGGTTTTATCTGGATGCATCAACAAAGTAAACCGGGAGCTCAATATCAACTTGAAGAATCTCTAGCTAGTAGCAGTAATAACCCTTCTGTAACTTGGACTACAAACCAATTTGCTATAATTATAACAGGAGAAATGTAA
- a CDS encoding methyl-accepting chemotaxis protein → MKKRSLSFKLNISVLVLLTLILFSAIYASMMINKTQKFAQDTGTNWMPSILSSSKMSEGMSKYSRRIIGLLSNTMIYSGDEGAKVLESDLNALNKYAKAIEENLESHKKFADSEEEKRLLKNINDKWDSYQKACLKAIEINKNGDKPGSVKFILKEARKDAAEFEEAIGELGKFNYKNGVLSTEQGASLTSLTLITMSIVIGLSIIIGLFIINLIRTTSNSLNMAIDNLKNQSIAASEIANSLKQGSNVLSDSVTEQAAAIHETSAAINEITSMVNRTAENAKESSSVATAASEKTETAQKTMQRLVAAMETIQESNSQLQNIAEIINQINTKTAVINDIVSKTELLSLNASIESARAGEYGKGFAVVAEEVGNLAKISGKSAQDIQELITSSQEQVNKILGLTKERVDEGKKVTAEAKDSFHQISEDISTMANVIQQISEATREQEIGVRQISTAMANIDKATQKSQLAVANTKESSINLVSQSEKLDSTAKNVEVLIKGTA, encoded by the coding sequence ATGAAAAAAAGAAGTCTTTCCTTTAAACTAAACATATCTGTTTTAGTACTTCTAACTTTAATTTTATTTTCTGCAATTTATGCAAGTATGATGATTAATAAGACTCAGAAATTTGCTCAAGATACGGGAACAAACTGGATGCCAAGTATTTTATCGAGTAGCAAAATGAGTGAAGGAATGAGTAAATATTCTAGAAGAATTATTGGTTTATTATCTAATACGATGATTTATTCAGGTGATGAAGGAGCAAAAGTACTGGAATCAGACTTAAATGCTCTTAATAAATATGCAAAGGCAATAGAAGAAAATTTGGAAAGTCATAAAAAATTTGCTGATAGTGAAGAAGAAAAAAGGCTTTTAAAAAATATTAATGACAAATGGGATTCTTACCAAAAAGCATGCTTAAAAGCTATCGAAATAAATAAAAATGGTGATAAACCAGGTTCAGTTAAATTTATCTTAAAAGAAGCTCGCAAAGATGCAGCTGAATTTGAGGAAGCAATTGGGGAGTTAGGTAAATTTAATTACAAAAATGGTGTTCTTTCCACAGAACAGGGAGCAAGTTTAACATCCTTAACATTAATCACTATGAGTATTGTAATTGGATTATCAATAATTATTGGTTTATTTATTATTAATTTAATTCGTACTACAAGCAATTCATTAAATATGGCAATTGATAATTTAAAAAATCAGAGTATAGCAGCAAGTGAAATAGCAAATAGCTTAAAGCAAGGTTCAAATGTTTTATCTGATTCAGTAACTGAACAAGCCGCTGCTATTCATGAAACAAGTGCTGCAATAAATGAAATAACCAGTATGGTAAATAGAACCGCTGAAAACGCAAAAGAATCATCTAGCGTTGCCACTGCAGCTTCAGAAAAAACAGAAACAGCACAAAAAACTATGCAAAGACTTGTTGCCGCTATGGAAACTATTCAAGAATCTAATAGTCAATTGCAAAATATAGCTGAAATTATTAATCAAATAAATACAAAAACAGCCGTAATTAATGACATCGTTTCCAAAACAGAACTTCTTTCGTTAAATGCTTCCATTGAATCAGCTCGAGCAGGAGAATATGGAAAAGGTTTTGCCGTAGTTGCAGAAGAAGTTGGTAATTTAGCAAAAATAAGTGGAAAATCAGCGCAAGATATTCAGGAATTAATTACTTCTAGTCAGGAACAAGTTAACAAAATTTTAGGATTGACAAAAGAACGTGTGGATGAGGGTAAAAAAGTAACAGCTGAAGCAAAAGATTCATTCCATCAAATTTCTGAGGATATCTCAACGATGGCAAACGTTATTCAGCAAATTTCTGAAGCCACAAGAGAACAGGAAATTGGAGTTAGACAAATTTCTACAGCAATGGCAAACATAGATAAAGCAACACAAAAAAGTCAATTAGCAGTTGCAAATACAAAAGAGTCTTCTATTAATTTAGTATCGCAAAGTGAAAAGTTAGACTCCACAGCTAAAAATGTTGAAGTTTTAATTAAAGGTACTGCCTAG
- a CDS encoding HAMP domain-containing methyl-accepting chemotaxis protein, giving the protein MKRSFAFKLNIATIILLSSILISGLYSILMINKSQEYAHETGINWLPSVNLLAGISENIGQISRRHVTIIGNYLTNQEKEKIESDKAKLNEFISALEKKMGEYPNFISDAEEKNLFNTLSNAWKATNEEIIKDLKDLDEGKASLVFETYNSKTLNLFVQTTKALEELTNYNAKGAYDSTKSGAYLTKLTNISMTLILIFSAIVTLTIFTINLKSLKSISKSVADLKSQSKETNKIAHVLNDDSQKLSKSATEQANSVHETSSSIEEITSMVNRTAENAKESTEVASNASNKAEDGQVTMRKLVTAMETIQDSNAQLQNIATIINQINTKTAVINDIVSKTELLSLNASIESARAGEYGKGFAVVAEEVGNLAKISGKSANEIQELITSSQEQVNKILELTKERVEEGKKVTAEAQDAFQQISEDISNMSSVIVQISDATREQEIGVRQISTAMTNIDRATQTSNAAVKTTSEAAEILLNQTKTLDFTANEIDSLIQGSI; this is encoded by the coding sequence ATGAAAAGAAGTTTTGCATTTAAACTAAATATTGCCACTATAATTCTCTTATCTTCAATTTTAATTTCAGGTTTGTACTCAATTTTAATGATAAATAAGTCGCAAGAATACGCTCATGAAACAGGTATAAATTGGTTGCCAAGTGTTAACTTACTCGCTGGAATTTCAGAAAATATTGGACAAATTTCAAGAAGACATGTAACTATTATTGGGAACTATCTAACAAATCAAGAGAAAGAAAAAATTGAAAGTGATAAGGCAAAATTAAATGAATTTATTTCAGCATTAGAGAAAAAAATGGGAGAGTATCCAAATTTTATTTCTGATGCAGAAGAAAAAAATTTATTTAATACTTTAAGCAATGCTTGGAAAGCTACAAATGAAGAAATAATCAAAGACTTAAAAGATCTAGATGAAGGAAAAGCGTCTCTTGTTTTTGAAACTTATAATTCAAAAACTTTAAACTTATTTGTACAAACGACAAAAGCCTTAGAAGAACTTACTAATTATAACGCTAAAGGAGCTTATGATTCAACAAAGTCAGGAGCATATTTAACAAAGTTAACAAATATTTCAATGACATTAATTTTAATATTTTCTGCAATTGTAACTTTAACTATTTTTACAATTAATTTAAAATCATTGAAGTCAATTTCAAAGTCAGTCGCAGATTTAAAATCACAATCAAAAGAAACAAATAAAATTGCGCATGTGTTAAATGATGATTCGCAAAAATTGTCTAAATCAGCTACAGAGCAAGCTAATTCAGTTCATGAAACCAGTTCTTCTATAGAAGAAATTACAAGCATGGTGAATCGTACTGCCGAAAATGCAAAAGAATCCACAGAAGTTGCATCAAATGCTTCCAATAAAGCAGAAGATGGGCAAGTTACTATGCGTAAATTAGTAACTGCAATGGAAACCATTCAAGATTCCAATGCACAATTGCAAAATATAGCAACTATCATCAATCAAATTAATACGAAAACTGCAGTAATTAATGATATTGTATCTAAAACAGAACTTCTTTCTTTAAATGCTTCAATTGAATCAGCCCGCGCAGGAGAATATGGAAAAGGCTTTGCAGTTGTTGCCGAAGAAGTTGGTAATTTAGCAAAAATTAGCGGGAAATCAGCAAATGAAATTCAAGAACTGATTACCTCTAGCCAAGAACAAGTTAATAAAATTCTTGAATTAACTAAAGAAAGGGTTGAAGAAGGAAAAAAAGTAACAGCTGAAGCCCAAGACGCCTTTCAACAAATTTCAGAAGATATCTCAAATATGTCTTCTGTTATTGTGCAAATTTCCGATGCTACTAGAGAGCAGGAAATCGGCGTACGACAAATTTCAACTGCAATGACAAATATTGACAGAGCTACTCAAACAAGTAACGCGGCAGTCAAGACGACCTCTGAAGCAGCTGAAATTCTCTTAAATCAAACAAAAACTCTTGATTTTACTGCAAATGAAATTGACTCACTGATTCAGGGAAGTATTTAA
- a CDS encoding HAMP domain-containing methyl-accepting chemotaxis protein, with product MKKISLSFKLNLSLGILFFLILCISIYSILMINKTNSYSQNTGENWLPSIVAIGELKRDLIAGPRGLILYSLDWATNSSPAIKSKGLEEFNGNFKKFEDHLKNYAQFVVEPEEKEIYEKALSNWKTLNDSIQEIKKVIEDNKSPNAGFNYYREKMIPQVTSLDEELNKISEYNYKGGVSSTNDGAYLTSLTNISMGITIIISMIIGSIIFLIIKKSTGLIEKAIKKLKEQSVENHRIANELKGGSKKLENSVTEQSAAIHETTAAINEITSMVNRTAENARESTEVAKKASEKSEIGQSTMTKLVKAMETIQESNVQLQNIAVIINQINSKTAVINDIVSKTELLSLNASIESARAGEYGKGFAVVAEEVGNLAKISGKSANEIQELITASQEQVNKILELTKARVDDGKKVTSEAQDSFIKISADIVKMSDVIQQIFEATREQEIGVRKISDAMSAIDKATQNSSLAVKSTAKSSEELVEQSDKLDNTAGNISMIIIGMR from the coding sequence ATGAAAAAAATAAGTCTTAGTTTTAAATTAAATTTATCACTAGGTATTTTATTTTTTCTTATTTTATGTATCTCAATTTATTCTATATTAATGATTAATAAAACAAACTCTTACTCACAAAATACCGGAGAAAACTGGTTACCAAGTATTGTGGCAATCGGAGAGTTAAAAAGGGATCTTATTGCAGGTCCAAGGGGATTAATTTTATATTCCTTAGATTGGGCAACAAATTCCTCTCCAGCAATAAAAAGTAAAGGTCTTGAAGAATTTAATGGAAACTTTAAAAAATTTGAAGATCATTTAAAAAATTATGCACAATTTGTCGTTGAACCTGAAGAAAAGGAAATTTATGAAAAAGCACTTTCTAATTGGAAAACTCTAAATGATAGTATCCAAGAAATAAAAAAAGTTATTGAAGATAATAAAAGTCCAAATGCTGGATTTAATTATTATCGAGAAAAAATGATTCCACAAGTCACTAGTTTAGATGAAGAACTCAATAAAATCTCTGAATATAATTATAAAGGTGGAGTTAGTTCTACAAATGATGGAGCTTACTTAACTAGTTTAACAAATATTTCTATGGGTATCACTATTATAATATCAATGATAATTGGCTCAATAATTTTTCTTATTATTAAAAAATCAACAGGACTAATAGAAAAGGCTATAAAAAAATTAAAAGAGCAAAGTGTTGAGAATCATAGAATTGCAAATGAATTAAAAGGTGGATCTAAAAAGCTTGAAAATTCTGTTACTGAACAGTCTGCTGCAATTCATGAAACTACAGCTGCAATCAATGAAATTACTAGTATGGTAAATAGAACTGCTGAAAATGCTAGAGAATCTACAGAAGTTGCAAAAAAAGCTTCTGAAAAATCGGAAATTGGTCAAAGTACTATGACTAAACTTGTAAAAGCAATGGAAACCATTCAGGAATCTAATGTTCAATTACAAAATATTGCAGTTATTATTAACCAAATTAATTCAAAAACTGCAGTTATTAACGATATTGTTTCTAAAACAGAATTATTATCATTAAATGCTTCAATTGAATCAGCAAGAGCAGGGGAATATGGAAAAGGATTTGCAGTTGTTGCTGAAGAAGTTGGAAACTTAGCAAAAATAAGTGGAAAATCTGCAAATGAAATACAAGAACTCATTACTGCAAGCCAAGAACAAGTAAATAAAATACTTGAACTAACTAAAGCTAGAGTAGATGATGGAAAAAAAGTAACTAGTGAAGCACAAGACTCTTTCATTAAAATTTCCGCTGATATTGTAAAAATGTCAGATGTTATTCAACAAATATTTGAAGCAACACGTGAACAAGAAATTGGTGTTAGAAAAATATCTGATGCTATGTCAGCTATTGATAAAGCAACGCAAAATAGTAGCCTTGCAGTAAAATCAACAGCAAAATCTTCTGAAGAATTAGTAGAGCAAAGTGACAAATTAGATAATACAGCTGGAAATATTAGTATGATTATTATAGGGATGAGGTAA
- a CDS encoding acyl-CoA dehydrogenase, whose amino-acid sequence MQNHSFNPLTHLKEEESMFFQSVVEFAKKEIQPQIAEMDEKELLSPEIIKKIFDLGLMAIEVPEKYGGAGGSFFQAILAIQALAQVDPSVSVFVDVQNTLVANALLKWGPEHLKNKYFPQMAKTRVGSYCLTESNSGSDAFALKTIAKDKGSYYELSGKKIFITNAKEASVFLVFANINPELGYKGITAFFVDKDMGGVTLGRKESKLGIRASSTCEVIFENAKVPKENIIGEVGKGYKIAIETLNEGRIGIAAQMLGLAEGAYFAAVQYAKQREQFGKAISQFQGIQFQIADMAIKIEATKLMVYNAARLKDAGLSFVKEAAMAKRFASEVAETVASTALEIFGGYGFIKEFPVEKFYRDAKIGKIYEGTTNMQLQTIAKMILD is encoded by the coding sequence ATGCAAAATCATTCTTTCAATCCATTGACACATTTAAAAGAAGAAGAATCAATGTTTTTTCAATCAGTGGTTGAATTTGCAAAAAAAGAAATTCAACCACAAATAGCTGAAATGGATGAAAAGGAACTTTTGTCGCCAGAAATAATAAAAAAGATTTTTGATCTTGGTTTGATGGCAATTGAAGTACCTGAGAAATATGGCGGTGCAGGAGGGTCTTTTTTTCAAGCCATTCTCGCAATACAGGCCTTAGCTCAAGTAGATCCAAGCGTTAGTGTTTTTGTGGATGTGCAAAATACTTTGGTTGCAAATGCTCTTTTAAAATGGGGACCTGAGCATTTAAAAAATAAATATTTTCCACAAATGGCAAAAACTAGAGTTGGTAGTTATTGTTTAACAGAATCAAATAGCGGATCAGATGCTTTTGCATTAAAAACAATAGCAAAAGATAAAGGTTCGTATTACGAATTAAGTGGAAAAAAAATATTTATTACCAATGCAAAGGAAGCTTCAGTATTTCTTGTATTTGCAAATATAAATCCTGAATTAGGCTATAAAGGAATTACCGCTTTTTTTGTTGACAAAGATATGGGTGGTGTTACTTTAGGCAGAAAAGAATCAAAACTTGGAATTCGAGCTAGTAGTACCTGTGAAGTTATTTTTGAGAATGCTAAAGTACCAAAAGAAAACATAATTGGCGAAGTTGGTAAAGGATATAAGATTGCTATAGAAACCTTAAACGAAGGTAGAATTGGAATTGCAGCTCAAATGTTAGGTCTTGCAGAAGGTGCTTATTTTGCGGCAGTTCAATATGCAAAGCAAAGAGAACAATTTGGCAAAGCAATTTCTCAGTTTCAAGGAATTCAATTTCAAATTGCAGATATGGCAATCAAGATTGAAGCTACAAAGCTAATGGTTTATAATGCTGCACGGTTGAAAGATGCTGGTCTTAGTTTTGTGAAAGAAGCAGCTATGGCAAAACGTTTTGCAAGTGAGGTTGCTGAAACTGTAGCTAGTACAGCACTCGAGATATTTGGAGGCTATGGATTTATCAAAGAATTTCCAGTTGAAAAATTTTATCGTGATGCAAAAATTGGCAAAATATATGAAGGAACAACAAACATGCAGTTGCAAACTATCGCAAAGATGATACTAGATTAA
- the yajC gene encoding preprotein translocase subunit YajC, whose product MNFKLATLKLSAIVISSSFGSAVMAQTAATAPQQAPAGAASAGAPQGGPMWVNLALMGGIILFMWLFVFRPQSKRAKEQKEFLNSLTPGVEVITAGGIIGTVVEVKDNIVSLNVGNSTLRVIKSSISGRLEAAAATSAK is encoded by the coding sequence ATGAATTTTAAATTAGCGACATTGAAATTGAGTGCTATAGTAATATCTTCTAGTTTTGGTAGTGCGGTCATGGCTCAAACTGCTGCGACTGCTCCGCAGCAAGCACCAGCTGGAGCTGCTTCTGCAGGAGCTCCGCAGGGAGGACCAATGTGGGTTAATTTAGCTCTCATGGGTGGAATTATTCTCTTTATGTGGTTGTTTGTGTTTCGTCCTCAATCGAAAAGAGCAAAGGAACAAAAAGAGTTTTTAAATTCTTTAACTCCTGGAGTCGAAGTGATCACTGCAGGCGGAATTATTGGGACAGTTGTTGAAGTGAAAGATAATATTGTCTCATTAAATGTTGGAAACTCAACACTGCGCGTTATAAAATCCTCTATTTCTGGAAGATTAGAAGCGGCGGCTGCTACTTCTGCAAAGTAA
- the secD gene encoding protein translocase subunit SecD, which translates to MPNKVPMPALWWIKTVIIFCALIFGILYTLPTMIGNPSDWKRDQNGQPEKWYQKAAENFLPSSRVNLGLDLRGGLSLTLNVEVEKALQDSIIRAMSRAKDLIAVEGVKTGAIKVNDDLSATIEIENQSQAQQLQKKINEQTLLLLFDKTVGNTLHFYPNKTNVAEFEKQLMQQAINTIRNRIDQFGVSEPNIFQAGTTRVVVELPGMSDTERAKQLLGNTAQLDFRLVLNTVTQEQLLPLLGEARKALKISDEDQQPSTIEDLSRWLRDNNKLPKNATIVLKRIYGQGTQVGKVVSALPYLVEAHAKLTGDLIEDAQAVQTAENYIPQYSVSLKFKPQGAKLFGELTTTAADPKNAPHEVAIILDGNLQSAPYVRSPITGGNASITMGSNINMAEQMKQSQDLALVLRAGALPASVKVVEERQIGPTEGAQNIHAGVISTLIAAVLVIVVMLFIYGLSGFVANLAMVFNVLLILAFMALFGATLTLPGIAGIVLTMAIAVDGNVVINERIREEIRSGFSQKQAFYKGYSTSFRTLIDAHITSAVAGIVLLIYGNPTVKGFAVTLLCGIICTLFTSYYVTEVIGQWLVERTKIKRFG; encoded by the coding sequence ATGCCAAACAAAGTTCCTATGCCCGCGCTGTGGTGGATTAAAACGGTTATTATTTTTTGTGCTCTTATTTTTGGAATTTTATATACTTTACCTACAATGATTGGAAACCCCTCAGATTGGAAGCGTGATCAAAACGGTCAACCTGAGAAGTGGTACCAAAAAGCTGCTGAGAACTTTTTACCTTCCTCTAGGGTAAATTTAGGACTAGATCTGCGTGGCGGACTTTCCCTAACTTTAAATGTAGAAGTTGAAAAGGCTCTTCAAGACTCTATCATTCGTGCAATGTCAAGAGCGAAAGATCTCATTGCAGTTGAGGGAGTAAAAACTGGTGCAATTAAGGTTAATGATGATCTTTCAGCAACAATTGAAATAGAAAATCAATCTCAAGCGCAACAACTTCAAAAGAAAATTAATGAACAAACTTTACTCTTATTGTTTGATAAAACAGTAGGAAACACGTTACATTTTTATCCTAATAAAACAAATGTAGCTGAGTTTGAAAAGCAGTTGATGCAACAAGCAATTAATACAATTAGAAATCGTATTGATCAATTTGGTGTATCTGAACCAAATATTTTTCAAGCTGGTACAACAAGAGTTGTTGTTGAATTACCAGGAATGTCTGATACAGAAAGAGCAAAACAGTTATTGGGTAATACAGCGCAACTTGATTTTAGATTGGTTCTTAATACTGTCACTCAAGAACAGTTGTTACCTTTACTTGGTGAAGCTCGCAAAGCTCTAAAAATTTCTGATGAAGACCAACAACCATCAACTATTGAAGATCTTTCAAGATGGTTAAGGGACAATAATAAATTACCCAAAAATGCAACAATTGTTCTAAAAAGAATTTATGGACAAGGAACCCAAGTTGGGAAAGTTGTATCAGCACTACCTTATTTAGTAGAAGCTCACGCTAAATTAACTGGAGATCTGATTGAAGATGCTCAAGCTGTGCAAACTGCAGAAAATTATATTCCTCAATACAGTGTTTCCTTAAAGTTTAAGCCACAGGGAGCAAAGTTATTTGGTGAATTGACAACAACTGCTGCAGATCCCAAAAATGCCCCACACGAAGTTGCCATTATTCTTGATGGAAATCTTCAAAGCGCGCCATATGTTCGTTCGCCAATTACGGGTGGAAATGCTTCCATAACTATGGGTAGCAACATCAATATGGCGGAGCAAATGAAACAATCGCAAGATTTAGCACTCGTTTTACGTGCAGGTGCTTTACCTGCCTCAGTAAAAGTTGTTGAAGAACGGCAAATTGGCCCAACTGAGGGTGCACAGAATATTCATGCCGGAGTCATTTCAACATTAATTGCAGCAGTTTTAGTTATTGTTGTTATGTTATTTATCTACGGTTTATCTGGTTTTGTAGCTAATTTAGCCATGGTTTTTAATGTTCTTCTTATTTTAGCATTTATGGCCTTATTCGGTGCGACATTAACGTTGCCTGGTATTGCCGGAATTGTATTAACTATGGCTATTGCTGTTGATGGTAACGTAGTTATTAATGAACGTATTAGAGAAGAAATACGTTCAGGTTTTTCTCAAAAACAAGCTTTTTATAAAGGTTATAGTACGAGCTTTCGCACACTAATTGATGCACATATTACTTCAGCTGTAGCAGGGATTGTTCTTTTAATTTATGGTAATCCTACAGTTAAAGGGTTTGCTGTTACTTTATTATGTGGAATTATATGCACGCTTTTTACTTCCTATTATGTCACAGAAGTTATTGGACAATGGCTTGTTGAAAGAACAAAAATTAAAAGGTTTGGCTAA